One Magnolia sinica isolate HGM2019 chromosome 2, MsV1, whole genome shotgun sequence genomic window, CAAAAGCCTACGGTCGGGAATGATGGGAAGATTTTCAAGGCGTGACCTATCTACGATGGGGCCTACTAGATAAACGATATATGTTACTCAAAAACTAGAATATTTTAAATGGATCTTGTTTGATGATCTGTATCATCTGCCGCTGGAGTGAATAGCCAACAGTGAAAGAAccacatcctaaccatccaatcaatagcctATTTGATAAGCAGCACGGTAGAATAATCCCCTTCTCTCAGTCCATTTCTCTGCaaaacatttacatgtcctttgaACGGTGTTCAATTCAACGAGGCATCCGTGATTGCTTCCGCTAACCATGATACTAACCAAGCACTGGATACTGACTGGCTAGTGGCCAGAATGTTACTCGGGGAACCGCACTCATCTACAACACCTGCTTGCGTAAAATACCCTAGTTCTTTAgttctttgggcccacttttttaATATGtgaatagggctgaaagtcgggcgggttgggttgggttgggtcgggtcgggttggtgctcaaccttagcccaacccaaggttcctatacctcaaccctaacccaacccaaccttacCTTGGGTCAAGAAttctcaaccctagcccaacccaaatgagcttggtcgggtagatatatgctaatattttcattattacattagtctccTGTATTTTCAATACacctcttattttttgtacctataattttattaaaaatatatgtagttatttatcgtaaaaaagtttatttttcctaaacaaacaagctaaaatataggacaattatGGAAGAGAGAAATCCGgtcgtatcttgttagcttgagtcatcggaaatgacgttGACCATTGAAACCCGACGGCATTGGAATTTTTTGTACCTTCAACACAATCAatcgatcgggtttaggtttaggttgggtcggacaacccgagacctcaacacGGGCCCAACcaaagttttattgggttggtatgtgtatggcccaagcctgagaccaaaccctattcatcttgcccaagcccaacctaatgtcgggttggtcactggttagtcgggttgaacccgcccaacttttagccctataTGTGAAAtctgaacgcggattgcgtcctacatcGGTCCTCACCAGCTAGGAACGGGTAacagctttgagtagccaccgtgatgtataggttttatgacgccgtccatctatttttctatcatTCTATGAGAAAGTACAAAAATTTAGTCAGCTCCAAGGcccaagcggaccacaccacaggaagcagcggtgataatgattctcacctttaaaacttttctaaggcccacggcgatgtatatttgccatccaacctattcccttgcgaagataaaacacaaatatcagctccatccataaCTCCTTTGGCTCgcaagaagttttaaacggtaagagtttaatccccattatgtAGTCCGCATCTTTTTctgatctgcctcagttttgggcttaaaaaaaatggacggacggtttagataagacccatacattacagtggctGCTCAAAGCCCCTGTCCGTCCCAGCTGGAGACAAGCGGGgccaggacgcaatccgcgtcggcACTGCGCACTTCCGTTGATTCGAAAAGACCAAAATGTCCTCACCTAACGAAGCAAGAGACAATTTTCTGTCCTGAGGAGCTGTATGATACGAGACCCGAGTATTTACACATTGCACACGGGTTTTCAAACGATGACAAGTGGGTCCATTTTCCAGTAATCAAGATCGTCCCTCTGTTGCATCACATGATCGATGGAGTATGCCTCAAAAAAGATTCTAGAATGGAAGAATCCAGGAGCCAAACTCGAGGCTCTTTTCAGTTGAATGCGGACTGCTATTTGTATTCttcttcttaaccgtccatcCTTAAGACATCATCGAAAGGTCAGGTTCTGTAATTTCGAGAAAAAACTTTCAAGCAATGTCCATCGAAGGTGGGAAGCACCAGGTTGATGGCCTGGATTGCCGagtatgggccccacttgtcaggaACGAAACCCGCGTCTAGGGACGATGCAGATCGCGCATCCTATGATTTCTCCCGTCTCATAAAAAAGAACTGCATCATCCCAAGACCTCTCATTTCATCTCCCACCAAccctagaagaagaaggagaaagttaAAATCGGAGAAGCGATGGGGAAGCCGCTGGGACCGACGGGTGAGTTCTTCAAGAGGAGAGACGAATGGCGGAAGCATCCGATGCTGGGTAACCAGCTGAGGCACGCCACTCCTGGCCTCGGCATCGCTATCGTCGCCTTTGGAATCTACCTCGTCGGGGAGGCCGCCTACAACAAGTTCTATTCTCCTCAACCCCACCACTCCTCCAATTCCCATTCTCACTGAAAGTTCTTGATCCAAGGTGCAGCGATcgatcctctctctccttctctctcactATGTCTCTCTGTGTTCTATATTGTGGAAatttttaggaaattgggtttttcTTTGGAATGTAGTGGAAAGGAGAAATGTGTCATCTTTCttttcatcgtcatcatcatcatctaagctttatcccaactaattgcgAAATGGGTCTTCTTTCTTTTATGCTTTTAAAAGTTTTATCTCCTCTGCTTTTCATATATATGGGTCATACGTCTAATTTTGGAATCGTAAcctaatggatttttttttctcgTCTTTAAGTTGAGGaatagtctctttttttttttttggctatccGAGGTCTTGTCGATCTTACTGCTTGTTGAGAAATGGGTCTTCTTCTACTACTCTGTTTCTGAATTTGTAGCTTTGTTGCATTTGGGTCATTCTCAACTTACTCCTGATCAGAATCAACCAATGTGATACTTGTAAGAAAGGCACCAATGGGAAAGGGCGAGTAATATCTGATCCAGAAATTCCAAACTCTCATTTGTTATGAAAATGCCTTCAAAGCACATAAAAAAGACAATTATATTAGTGCTAATCCCATGTTCATTCTAATTTCAACAATCAATTCCAATAAGGTAACTGCTGACACTTGCAGCTCTTCTAATAACAACTAGAATACCCTTGTTGTAAGATAAACAACATTAGCTTTAATACTTCTTAGGCATCTGATGCAATCGCTCCACATTCCACACGTGCGCGCTCCgcacgtgtgtacaagaaaaggactGCTTTCCCTTTTTAGCCCATCCccactttcctttttttaaaaaaaaaaatttcaaatctctacattaggaaatttcaattttcttttatatctttatattaggcaaggagtcattttagaattttcttattTAAGCACTTTCTTAATTACAATGATTTCTTATTTAGGTGGTTTTCTATTTTCTCATATTTTGGTTAGTtaggaattttatttttagattccataGCTTTTATTGCAGATTGTAAGGACTATTTATAAATAAGGCCcatggcctatggaataagacaagttAATTGATATTTTCTTTGAGTAATTCTCATATTTTGGGGATGAATTAGTGTGGAGTCCTGCGTGTCGAAGAAATCTCCAAGATTGGGAGATTGAAGAATATGTGGCTCTCCTTAGTCGCATTAACAATCGCAAGCTGGACCAGTTCAACGCAGACAATTTAGTGTGGAGAATTGATAAATCCAGCATATTCTCGGTAAAGTCTCTATACAACTTTATTGGTAGTGATCCCTTTACTAAAGAAGAGACATTGATAGATCACGTTTGGAAATATCAAGTTCCTCCAAAGATAGCGGCCTTCGGTTGGCTGGTTGGCAAGAAGAAGGTTCTTGCAGTCGACAATCTGAGAAAAAGGTTCTTACAGTCGACAATATGAGAAAAAGGGGAATGATAATCACAAACGTGTCTATGTTGTATGGCTGACGAAGAATCGGTGGATCATCTTTTTATACACTGTCCTTTTATCAACCAAATCTGGCCAACAATTTTAACTCCCTTTGATATGCTTTGTTCCTCCCTAGATTCAACAGGCCGGCTCCTCAAGGCCTGGCATTGTGCTAGATTAGGCAAACAAAGGACTGTgatatggagaatggccctcctGGCTGTCTGGTGGTctgtgtgggaagaaaggaatgggaggTGCTTCAATGGTGTTTCCAACTCGGTGGAGTCCATAGCTCACGGAGTGGGCTTCTAATGTTGAAAAACTAAAGGGCCGTAATCTGCACTTTTAGGAGTGTAGTTGTTTCGCTATCTCAGCGGGTCGTCTCTCTCTTTGCTCCCTTTTTGGCTTCTAATAAAGTAtccgttatctttcaaaaaaaaaataaaatctcgtATTTCTCTATGGTAGTTGTTGAAGGGGGGAAAAGTGATCTGTCATAGTCTTGCATTCACGATCTCTAGCATTTgtctagaggattgttgggtccttTCCCATAAtcgttttcttattttcttgatCTATTTGTTCTTCCTTTCGGGGTTTGCATTAGCACCCTATTTTACTCTGTCCATTACTCAATTTTTAGCAGAAATGTCTGATCTTGGGATCACTAAAGGCCTGTTTTGGTGCTACTTAAAATTAACTTCATCTCATTGTAATTAaatgtaattatgtattagagatcatatttctATTGGTAAGAATTAAAAGTGATCTTGATAACCAATAATCATGATCTCTAAGCATAATTATGATTGACTAAACTGAACTGAAATGCTACCCACGTCTTCCCCCTTTGCCTCCAAGATGATAGGACaatgattcaaatcataaaagGAAGACCCCATTGCTCCACCAATGTAAATCTGTCAATCCACTCCGCTGAAACCACAACCCTATCTAGCTTAGACATGATTGGACAATTTTGATATGTAGACTAAGTAAATTTCACACCGCCAGTTGGAAGATCAACCATTTAGTTCCTATCAACCCGATTTAAGAAGTTCCACATGCTTAGTGTAATATGACTATCATTAAGCTTTCCGAAGGGCAATCTAATGATGCTGAAATCACCCCGACACACCACAGATTTTGCCACCTGTTTCTGACACTAGCTCTTGCCAGAACGTAGTGGATGATTTGGCCCATACACTACAAAGAATATCTAGTTAAATCCTTTGGAAACATTTTTTAAGAGGACTGATGCTGAACCTTCCAGCCACCAATACTCTTTGGACAACAATTCTAAATTCCAAATAATCACAATACCAGCCGATGCCCTTGTAGTTTCCAAAGTCACCCCTTCCATGTATCCTCCCACAATGAATCAAGGTGACTCCTAATATGGAACTGAATTAGAAGTCCAAATAAACTAGTACTCTTGTAGACAACTGTATGCATCCCTATATATGTTTGTATGGTTTATATAGTCCGAAATCATGGAGGATTGGCATAAAAAGCCTTTTAAGACTTTTAATCAGTTCGATGGTCCAATCAGATCATATGTCTGGGCCATCCAACTGGATTTGTGGGCCCATTGTGCCAATTGGATGGATAATAAGCCAGCAGGTAGGGTACACTGGTGCATTCTCATTCCTGATCCAGCTGTTCTGCATCAGGAGGTCAATTCCATTGTGTGGATGC contains:
- the LOC131236655 gene encoding NADH dehydrogenase [ubiquinone] 1 beta subcomplex subunit 3-B; amino-acid sequence: MGKPLGPTGEFFKRRDEWRKHPMLGNQLRHATPGLGIAIVAFGIYLVGEAAYNKFYSPQPHHSSNSHSH